One window of uncultured Trichococcus sp. genomic DNA carries:
- a CDS encoding glycine betaine ABC transporter substrate-binding protein — MKRKNIISTIAMLATTLIVSGCSSSTGGNDSSAEDAVIRVGSKDFTENLVVSEIYALALEDAGYEVERIPNIASSVIHTSLTNDEIDLYPEYTGTGLLAILKMDLETDPQKVYDTVKAEYAEQFNLTWLDYAEANDSAGLVIKTSVAEKYGIETVSDLQEHATELRFASQGEFDQREDGLPGLTKAYGEFNWKSSTVYDNSLKYEVLKNDEADVAPAYTTEGQLTDKEEFTVLVDDRNFWPPYNLAPVIRNEVLEENPKIAEILNNISSTLDTETVTGLNAKVDVDGQEYEAVAKEYFDSIK, encoded by the coding sequence ATGAAACGAAAAAATATCATCAGTACGATTGCAATGTTGGCCACAACACTTATAGTCTCAGGTTGTTCAAGCTCTACTGGCGGAAACGATAGCAGCGCCGAAGACGCAGTCATCCGAGTAGGTTCCAAAGACTTCACCGAAAACTTGGTGGTTTCGGAAATTTATGCATTGGCTTTGGAGGATGCCGGGTATGAAGTTGAACGGATCCCGAATATCGCCAGTTCGGTCATCCACACATCGCTCACCAATGATGAAATCGATCTTTATCCAGAATATACAGGCACAGGCCTGCTGGCTATCTTGAAAATGGATTTGGAAACCGATCCTCAGAAAGTCTATGATACGGTCAAAGCGGAATACGCAGAGCAGTTTAATCTGACTTGGTTGGATTATGCGGAAGCCAATGACAGCGCTGGGCTGGTCATCAAAACGAGCGTGGCCGAAAAATACGGCATTGAGACCGTTTCTGATCTGCAGGAGCATGCAACTGAGCTGCGTTTTGCTTCCCAAGGTGAATTCGATCAGCGGGAAGATGGCCTTCCTGGTTTGACAAAAGCTTACGGTGAATTTAACTGGAAGAGCTCGACAGTCTACGACAACAGCTTGAAATACGAAGTCTTGAAAAATGATGAAGCGGATGTTGCCCCTGCCTACACGACTGAGGGCCAATTGACCGATAAAGAGGAATTCACTGTTTTGGTGGATGACAGAAATTTCTGGCCGCCGTACAACTTGGCACCGGTAATCCGAAATGAAGTTTTGGAAGAAAATCCTAAAATTGCGGAAATTTTGAACAACATCAGCAGCACATTGGACACGGAAACGGTGACCGGATTGAATGCCAAAGTGGATGTCGATGGACAGGAATATGAAGCGGTAGCGAAAGAGTACTTCGACTCGATAAAATA
- a CDS encoding ABC transporter permease has translation MLVDDILQYFQENFSQYLIYVYQHLGLSIQAIGISCLIGIPLGYISHKHRKLSRMITFSSQALRIIPSLAVLFLLISFIGVGRAPALIALVLLGIPPILVNTTVGFLEVPAVMIETGRGLGMTDRELLKRVKIPLAFPFVMTGVKLALVEIISSATLATYIGAGGLGTLILTGLGLNRMDLLLIGGVSVAMIAFTTSIFLDYIIKRSGN, from the coding sequence ATGCTAGTCGACGATATACTGCAATACTTTCAAGAGAATTTTAGTCAATATTTGATTTACGTTTATCAGCACCTTGGATTGAGCATCCAGGCAATCGGAATTTCTTGTCTGATCGGCATTCCGCTTGGATACATCAGCCACAAGCACCGGAAACTCAGCCGGATGATCACTTTCAGTTCCCAAGCCTTGCGGATCATCCCCAGTTTGGCGGTCCTCTTTTTATTGATCTCCTTCATTGGGGTCGGAAGGGCTCCAGCGTTGATTGCGTTGGTGTTGTTGGGCATTCCGCCGATATTGGTCAACACAACGGTAGGATTCCTGGAAGTACCCGCTGTGATGATCGAAACGGGCAGGGGTTTGGGGATGACCGATCGGGAGCTCCTGAAACGGGTGAAGATTCCGCTGGCTTTTCCTTTTGTGATGACCGGTGTGAAGCTGGCGTTGGTGGAGATCATCTCGAGTGCGACGCTGGCTACATACATCGGTGCTGGTGGGTTAGGAACCTTGATTTTAACCGGATTGGGTTTGAACAGGATGGATCTGCTTCTCATTGGAGGGGTGTCGGTAGCGATGATTGCCTTCACGACAAGCATCTTTCTTGACTACATAATCAAAAGGAGTGGGAATTAA
- a CDS encoding helix-turn-helix domain-containing protein encodes MLTKEELPFCPVATTVDLIGNKWKLLIMREVLTGTKGFNERHRLVDGIIQKVLTENLRKMESDGIVKREAFPEVPPRVEYSLTDLGDSLRPIINSMSDWGMD; translated from the coding sequence ATGCTCACAAAAGAAGAGTTGCCATTTTGTCCGGTTGCGACAACCGTTGATCTGATCGGAAATAAATGGAAATTGCTGATAATGCGTGAAGTGTTGACGGGAACAAAAGGTTTTAATGAGAGGCACCGATTGGTTGATGGTATCATCCAAAAAGTATTGACTGAAAATCTTCGGAAGATGGAGTCTGATGGGATTGTCAAACGCGAAGCATTCCCTGAAGTGCCACCCAGAGTGGAATATTCATTAACCGATCTTGGTGACTCTCTAAGACCGATCATCAATAGCATGAGTGATTGGGGAATGGATTAG